Proteins co-encoded in one Bacillus infantis NRRL B-14911 genomic window:
- the splB gene encoding spore photoproduct lyase gives MKPFMPQLVYIEPKALEYPLGKELKEKFEELGIEIRETTSHNQVRGIPGNNELQQYRNAKSTLVVGIRRTLKFDTSKPSAEYAIPLATGCMGHCHYCYLQTTLGSKPYIRTYVNLEDIFAQAEKYMEERAPEVTRFEAACTSDIVGLDHLTHSLKKTIEFIGGTEYGRLRFVTKYHHVDHLLDAKHNGKTRFRFSVNSRYVIKNFEPGTSTFDERLEAARKVAGAGYPLGFIVAPIYLHENWKEGYYELFERLKQSLDGIELKDLTFELIQHRFTKPAKKVIEKRYPKTKLEMDEEKRKYKWGRYGIGKYVYQNDEAKEMEETIRSYVHSFFPEAEVQYFT, from the coding sequence ATGAAACCATTCATGCCGCAGCTTGTGTATATAGAACCGAAAGCGCTTGAATATCCTTTGGGAAAGGAGCTGAAGGAGAAATTTGAGGAGCTAGGCATCGAAATCCGCGAAACCACTTCCCACAACCAGGTGCGCGGCATCCCGGGGAATAATGAGCTTCAGCAGTACCGGAATGCAAAATCGACACTCGTAGTAGGCATCAGGAGGACGCTCAAATTCGATACGTCCAAACCGTCAGCCGAGTATGCCATCCCGCTTGCAACAGGATGCATGGGGCATTGCCATTACTGCTATCTGCAGACAACCCTTGGGAGCAAGCCGTATATCCGCACATATGTAAACCTTGAGGATATCTTTGCTCAGGCTGAAAAATATATGGAGGAGCGGGCGCCTGAAGTCACCCGATTTGAAGCTGCCTGTACCTCGGATATTGTAGGGCTTGACCATTTGACGCACTCATTGAAAAAGACGATTGAATTCATCGGCGGGACAGAGTATGGAAGACTCCGCTTTGTGACTAAGTACCACCATGTCGACCATCTGCTTGATGCCAAGCATAACGGCAAGACAAGGTTCCGCTTCAGCGTCAATTCACGATATGTAATCAAGAATTTTGAACCGGGCACCTCCACTTTCGATGAACGGCTCGAAGCGGCCAGGAAGGTTGCAGGGGCGGGATACCCTTTAGGTTTTATCGTGGCGCCAATCTATCTTCATGAAAACTGGAAAGAAGGATATTATGAGCTTTTTGAAAGGCTGAAGCAGTCGCTGGATGGCATAGAGCTTAAAGATCTTACTTTTGAACTTATTCAGCACCGTTTCACTAAGCCTGCCAAGAAGGTCATAGAAAAACGCTATCCGAAAACAAAGCTTGAAATGGATGAAGAAAAGCGGAAATATAAGTGGGGCCGCTACGGAATAGGAAAATATGTATACCAGAACGATGAAGCAAAGGAAATGGAAGAAACCATCCGAAGTTATGTCCATTCCTTTTTTCCGGAAGCAGAAGTCCAGTATTTTACGTAA